One window of the Penaeus monodon isolate SGIC_2016 chromosome 1, NSTDA_Pmon_1, whole genome shotgun sequence genome contains the following:
- the LOC119578916 gene encoding uncharacterized protein LOC119578916 gives MDLPSDIIYALIDKIKASEELWNTNHKNYKKKTVKRMKIVDISRELQRDYPHHAEKLTPDRCFMKFQYLRSHFQKQLRKIRNTSDGPGGKSTSKWEFFKACSFLLPVSACDTVPNSEMQQSSMVSSRPLKDLVWAGSLSDLIDDPVVMAPEEEKDPLQLATTYVETRLPAPTDSTSSTSDESSTPPPRNNSFIGPTPLKPSKMRKHRTSSISHTEEQLMKELANVHNEWKEVKELSAPMDPILESVKGFCEDFK, from the exons ATGGACCTCCCTTCTGATATAATTTATGCCCTCATTGATAAAATCAAGGCTAGTGAGGAGTTATGGAACACGAACCACAAGAACTACAAGAAAAAGACGGTGAAGAGGATGAAAATAGTTGATATTAGTCGAGAACTACAGAGGGATTATCCGCATCACGCTGAGAAGTTGACTCCAG ATCGTTGTTTCATGAAATTCCAGTACCTACGGAGTCATTTCCAAAAGCAGCTgcggaaaataagaaatacatcGGATGGGCCTGGCGGAAAGTCCACAAGTAAATGGGAGTTCTTCAAGGCATGCTCATTTCTACTCCCTGTGTCTGCGTGTGATACAGTCCCAAATTCCGAAATGCAGCAGAGTAGTATG GTTTCTTCAAGGCCTTTAAAGGATTTGGTATGGGCTGGTTCTCTCAGTGATTTAATTGATGATCCTGTAGTTATGGCACCAGAGGAAGAAAAGGACCCTCTGCAGCTTGCCACGACTTATGTTGAGACACGACTTCCCGCACCAACAGACTCTACGTCCTCAACATCAGATGAATCTAGTACTCCACCACCAAGAAACAACTCATTTATTGGTCCAACTCCATTAAAGCCCAGTAAGATGAGGAAACACAGGACAAGCAGCATTTCACATACTGAGGAGCAGTTGATGAAAGAACTAGCTAATGTGCATAATGAgtggaaggaagtgaaggaattAAGTGCACCCATGGATCCTATATTAGAATCAGTAAAAGGGTTTTGTGAGGATTTTAAATGA